In the genome of Fulvivirga maritima, one region contains:
- a CDS encoding sensor histidine kinase: MITIDNFNKKKLYWLFQGAGWIMFYLVYVFIASYVSGFKSAVFLGYLNTVVVGLLITHFYRAHVKKHQWLKFGLFKLAIRVVLASFILAIIWAVIVLPINYVFFQTDPDREFSWFMGILITFNLSIMILGWSLIYFLFQVFINFKRTEIEKWKLQAAVKDAELIALKSQINPHFIFNSLNNIRSLVVENPEKARDMITHLSGLLRYSIQFNDREKVSLESELEIVQNYLNLESIQFEDRLNYKLEIKPETLDLEIPPMAVQLLVENAIKHGISDLPDGGTIHIKSYLEEGALTIEVINSGQIKTTSNSTGIGLKNASDRLKLLFGKLSDLKIENLDSNFVSARFTIPLT; this comes from the coding sequence ATGATAACCATTGATAATTTTAATAAAAAGAAACTGTATTGGCTTTTCCAAGGCGCTGGCTGGATAATGTTTTATTTAGTATATGTGTTTATTGCCTCTTATGTTTCTGGGTTTAAGTCAGCGGTATTTCTTGGTTACTTAAATACCGTGGTGGTAGGTTTACTCATCACTCATTTTTATAGAGCGCATGTTAAAAAGCATCAATGGCTTAAGTTTGGGCTTTTTAAATTGGCCATTCGAGTAGTATTGGCCTCTTTTATACTAGCTATAATATGGGCGGTTATCGTACTTCCTATTAATTATGTTTTTTTTCAGACGGATCCTGATAGAGAATTTTCATGGTTTATGGGGATTCTGATCACTTTCAACCTGTCTATCATGATTTTAGGTTGGTCTCTTATATATTTCCTTTTTCAGGTTTTTATAAATTTTAAAAGAACTGAAATTGAAAAATGGAAACTTCAGGCCGCTGTTAAAGATGCTGAGCTGATAGCCTTGAAATCTCAGATAAACCCCCATTTTATTTTTAACAGCTTGAATAATATCAGATCCTTAGTAGTGGAGAATCCAGAGAAAGCCAGAGACATGATTACTCACTTATCTGGACTTTTGAGATATTCTATACAATTTAATGATAGGGAAAAGGTCTCTTTAGAGAGTGAATTAGAAATAGTACAAAACTATTTGAACCTTGAGTCTATACAATTTGAAGATAGGCTTAATTATAAATTAGAGATAAAACCGGAAACCTTAGATTTGGAAATACCTCCTATGGCAGTACAGCTGTTGGTAGAGAATGCAATAAAGCATGGTATTTCTGATTTACCAGATGGTGGCACTATACATATAAAATCTTATTTAGAGGAGGGAGCGCTTACTATAGAAGTAATAAACAGCGGTCAGATAAAAACCACCAGTAATAGCACGGGCATAGGTTTAAAAAATGCTTCTGACAGGTTAAAACTGTTATTCGGTAAATTATCAGATTTAAAAATTGAAAACCTGGATAGTAACTTTGTTTCAGCCAGATTTACTATTCCATTAACATAA
- a CDS encoding LytR/AlgR family response regulator transcription factor, which translates to MKAFVVDDSRLARNELKRLLKEFDHVNVIGEAANAMEAKEKIETEKPELVFLDIQMPGKNGFELLEELEHMPYIIFTTAYDEYAIKAFEYNALDYLQKPIQKDRLAGAVSKVGEKISKDEAKEDGDRMTANDQVFVKDGDNCWFVQLANVRMLEVDGNYTKLYFDEHKPMIPRTLNYLESRLDTKTFFRANRQQIINLKWVERIEPWFSGSIKIYMKGGQEVDVSRRQTQRFKELMSF; encoded by the coding sequence ATGAAGGCATTTGTAGTAGATGATTCACGATTAGCCAGAAATGAGCTTAAAAGATTATTAAAGGAGTTTGATCATGTAAATGTGATTGGAGAAGCGGCCAATGCTATGGAAGCCAAGGAGAAGATAGAAACTGAGAAGCCCGAATTGGTTTTTCTGGATATTCAGATGCCTGGTAAAAATGGCTTTGAATTGCTCGAAGAGCTTGAACATATGCCATATATCATATTCACCACCGCTTATGACGAATATGCTATAAAGGCCTTTGAATATAATGCCCTAGATTACTTGCAAAAACCAATACAAAAAGACCGACTGGCTGGTGCAGTAAGTAAAGTAGGCGAAAAGATATCAAAAGATGAAGCCAAGGAAGATGGAGATAGAATGACGGCTAATGATCAGGTTTTTGTGAAGGATGGTGATAATTGCTGGTTTGTACAACTGGCCAATGTGCGAATGCTAGAGGTAGATGGTAATTATACCAAATTGTATTTTGATGAGCATAAACCCATGATACCCCGAACGCTTAACTATCTTGAATCACGCTTAGATACAAAAACTTTTTTCAGGGCTAACAGGCAGCAGATAATTAATTTAAAATGGGTAGAAAGAATAGAGCCCTGGTTTAGTGGAAGCATTAAAATTTATATGAAAGGTGGACAGGAAGTAGATGTCTCACGAAGACAAACGCAAAGATTTAAGGAGTTAATGAGTTTCTAG
- a CDS encoding adenylate/guanylate cyclase domain-containing protein yields the protein MVKKVKIYLFIFFYWVLIVDLLAYFGLSSMKGFVEVAQIDVESLNSPLIAFWISPFQLYESTLFGVFFGLLFIAVNEVSDRLEVEKLSFGRIIIIRSFMYLFGFAVIFSLVYTIMSQFEIFPKEELKELKGEKTVYVLLVMAMLFIGFQIMLINFMLQTMKKFGTNNLFNILRGTYRSPKVENRIFLFIDLKSSTRYAESLGNIKYSNMIKDCIDEINMVVDEYDAEIYQYVGDEVVLTWKTDKVTNVPLYLDIFFAIEERILKRKEYYSKRYSMLPEFKGGIQGGNVTVTEIGNIKRDIAYHGDVLNTASRLQSICNDYNQKLLISKALYTTAKADDKYETVSLGEIQLKGKLQTVEVLSVKRKVD from the coding sequence ATGGTAAAAAAGGTAAAGATTTATTTGTTCATATTCTTCTATTGGGTGCTTATAGTAGACTTACTGGCTTACTTTGGCCTTTCTAGTATGAAAGGGTTTGTAGAAGTGGCTCAGATAGATGTAGAGTCACTCAATAGCCCTCTAATAGCTTTTTGGATATCGCCTTTTCAATTATACGAAAGTACTCTTTTTGGGGTGTTTTTTGGCTTATTATTTATCGCAGTAAATGAAGTTTCTGATCGGCTGGAAGTAGAGAAGCTAAGCTTTGGACGGATAATAATCATAAGGAGTTTTATGTACCTGTTTGGCTTTGCCGTGATCTTCTCCCTGGTTTATACCATTATGAGTCAGTTTGAAATATTTCCGAAAGAAGAATTAAAAGAGTTAAAAGGAGAGAAAACAGTATATGTTTTATTGGTGATGGCCATGCTGTTTATTGGCTTTCAGATCATGCTGATAAATTTCATGCTTCAAACCATGAAGAAATTTGGGACTAATAACCTCTTTAATATTTTGAGAGGTACGTATAGAAGCCCAAAAGTTGAAAATAGAATATTCTTGTTTATTGATCTTAAATCTTCTACCAGATATGCAGAAAGTCTGGGAAACATTAAATACTCCAATATGATAAAAGATTGTATTGATGAGATAAATATGGTGGTAGATGAATATGATGCGGAAATTTACCAATACGTGGGCGATGAAGTAGTACTTACCTGGAAAACTGATAAAGTGACAAATGTGCCTCTTTATTTGGATATATTTTTCGCTATAGAAGAGCGGATATTGAAAAGGAAAGAGTACTACTCTAAAAGGTACAGCATGCTTCCCGAGTTTAAAGGTGGAATACAAGGAGGAAATGTAACAGTAACCGAAATAGGCAACATTAAGAGAGACATAGCCTACCATGGAGATGTATTAAACACGGCCTCTAGATTACAATCTATATGTAATGATTATAATCAAAAACTCTTAATCTCTAAAGCGCTATATACAACTGCTAAGGCTGATGATAAATATGAAACGGTTTCCTTAGGTGAAATTCAGCTGAAAGGCAAGTTACAGACTGTGGAAGTATTATCTGTAAAAAGAAAAGTTGATTGA
- the gldJ gene encoding gliding motility lipoprotein GldJ, which translates to MKRTASFFKSALLVVSGSMLLTSCFMGGSSRPTSVHPGAVSTATGLAYNDEDNNGFMVNPYAGQPEGPNLRFIEGGRAVIGSYEEDVLKRRDNIERTVSVASFYMDETEIANIHWLEYLHYLNVSDSSREVYMSALPDTSVWVSRLAYNDPYVDHYLRYPGFRYFPVVGVSWVQANNYAEWRTRAVNMKMAEDSGEEYAETDGRIPLESGIVLPNYRLPSEAEWEYAATALIGTQWLDENQTHQRVYPWDGHALRNPYGKEMGYFLANFKRGRGDYAGIAGKLNDGALITSYIYEFPPNDFGLYNMAGNVSEWVLDVYRPMSFQDFDDLNPIRRDGYMDETRNAATGEQYYNSDRENNPEGFTSLITDEARVYKGGSWKDVAYWMSPGTRRYLDQDSSTATIGFRCAMIRAGSNY; encoded by the coding sequence ATGAAAAGAACTGCAAGCTTTTTTAAAAGTGCTTTGTTAGTTGTCAGTGGTTCAATGTTGCTTACTTCGTGTTTTATGGGTGGAAGTAGTAGACCTACAAGTGTACACCCGGGAGCCGTAAGTACCGCCACCGGATTGGCTTATAATGATGAGGATAATAATGGATTTATGGTTAACCCATACGCTGGTCAGCCAGAAGGTCCTAATTTACGTTTTATTGAAGGAGGTAGAGCTGTTATCGGTTCTTATGAAGAGGATGTATTAAAAAGAAGAGACAATATAGAAAGAACTGTTTCAGTGGCATCTTTCTATATGGATGAAACAGAAATTGCAAACATCCACTGGTTAGAATATCTACATTACCTTAATGTATCTGACTCTTCAAGAGAAGTATACATGTCTGCTTTGCCTGATACCTCTGTTTGGGTAAGTAGGTTAGCATACAATGACCCTTATGTAGATCATTACCTGAGATATCCTGGATTTAGATATTTCCCTGTAGTAGGTGTAAGCTGGGTACAAGCTAACAACTATGCAGAATGGAGAACCAGAGCTGTAAACATGAAAATGGCTGAAGATTCTGGTGAAGAATATGCTGAAACAGACGGAAGAATTCCTTTGGAGTCAGGTATTGTATTACCTAACTACAGACTGCCTTCAGAAGCAGAGTGGGAATATGCAGCTACTGCACTGATCGGTACTCAGTGGTTAGATGAAAACCAAACTCACCAAAGAGTATACCCTTGGGATGGACATGCTTTAAGAAATCCTTACGGAAAAGAGATGGGATATTTCTTAGCTAACTTCAAAAGAGGTCGTGGTGACTATGCTGGTATAGCTGGTAAATTAAATGATGGAGCTTTAATCACTTCTTACATTTATGAATTCCCTCCTAACGACTTCGGTCTTTATAACATGGCGGGTAACGTAAGTGAGTGGGTACTTGATGTATACAGACCTATGTCATTCCAAGATTTCGATGACCTTAACCCTATCAGAAGAGATGGTTATATGGATGAGACAAGAAATGCTGCCACAGGAGAGCAATATTACAACAGTGATAGAGAAAACAACCCTGAAGGTTTCACTTCATTAATTACTGACGAAGCAAGAGTTTACAAAGGGGGTTCATGGAAAGATGTAGCTTACTGGATGTCTCCAGGAACAAGAAGGTACTTAGATCAAGATTCTTCTACTGCTACCATCGGATTTAGATGTGCCATGATTAGAGCTGGTTCTAACTATTAA